In Drosophila yakuba strain Tai18E2 chromosome 2R, Prin_Dyak_Tai18E2_2.1, whole genome shotgun sequence, a single genomic region encodes these proteins:
- the LOC6531778 gene encoding glycerol-3-phosphate dehydrogenase [NAD(+)], cytoplasmic, with translation MDKIMICIIGSGNWATTIARNVGRNVMNSQTLDEKVPMYVYEEIVEGRKLTEIINTTHINTKYMPNFELPPNIVAVDDIVTTARDADIIIFAIPPTFVSSCCKTLLGKVKPTAHAVSLIKGFERGDDGQFVLISQIIMRQLKIPCSVLVGCNLAHELAHDHFAEGTVGCRDQKYYRVLHDIFRSPTFRVVVTEDADCVEICSTLRNIIAFAAGCSDGMELNENTKGGIIRRGFLEMLQFVDVFYPGCRMGTFFESCGISDLVTSCYANRNRKLAEAFVKTGKPLSELEHILIPGHEPLGPVTAELVHHMLKKKGLEDKFPLFTTVYRICTGDYPLQRLVETLIKAREDIFHPLHTFQL, from the exons ATGGACAAGATAATGATTTGCATCATTGGATCCGGAAACTGGGCAACGACTATAGCCCGCAATGTGGGCAGAAACGTGATGAACTCGCAGACACTGGACGAAAAGGTGCCCATGTACGTTTATGAGGAAATCGTTGAGGGTCGCAAGCTCACGGAAATCATCAACACCACCCACATAAATACCAAGTACATGCCGAACTTTGAACTGCCGCCAAATATT GTGGCCGTGGATGATATTGTGACCACGGCTAGAGATGCAGACATCATAATATTCGCCATTCCGCCGACTTTCgtgagcagctgctgcaaaacACTGCTCGGGAAAGTGAAGCCCACGGCCCATGCAGTGTCCTTGATCAAAGGATTCGAGCGCGGCGACGATGGGCAGTTCGTACTGATTTCCCAGATTATAATGCGGCAGCTAAAG ATTCCTTGCTCCGTCCTGGTGGGCTGCAACTTGGCCCATGAGCTGGCCCACGACCACTTTGCCGAGGGCACCGTGGGTTGTCGGGATCAGAAGTACTATAGGGTGCTCCACGACATATTCAGGTCGCCCACATTCCGAGTGGTGGTCACCGAGGATGCAGATTGCGTGGAGATCTGTTCCACTCTACGG AATATCATTGCCTTTGCGGCTGGCTGCTCAGATGGAATGGAGCTGAACGAGAACACCAAGGGCGGAATCATTAGGAGAGGATTCCTGGAGATGCTCCAGTTTGTGGATGTTTTCTATCCCGGCTGCCGCATGGGAACCTTCTTTGAGTCCTGCGGAATATCCGATTTGGTTACTAGTTGTTATG CAAATCGCAATCGCAAGTTGGCCGAAGCTTTTGTGAAGACAGGCAAGCCATTGAGCGAACTGGAGCACATCCTTATACCGGGACACGAGCCACTGGGTCCGGTGACAGCGGAGCTGGTGCATCATATGCTCAAGAAGAAGGGCTTGGAGGACAA ATTTCCCCTCTTTACAACCGTGTACAGGATCTGCACTGGCGACTATCCACTGCAGCGGCTGGTCGAAACCCTGATTAAGGCGCGCGAGGATAT CTTTCACCCGCTCcatacttttcaattgtaa